One stretch of Sphingomonas rosea DNA includes these proteins:
- the rplS gene encoding 50S ribosomal protein L19 — MNLIQTLEREQIDELTAKRAIPEFRPGDTLRVGVRVVEGERTRVQNYEGVCIARSNKGIGSNFTVRKISFGEGVERVFPLYSPSIEEIHVVRRGVVRRAKLYYLRGRTGKSARIAERRDPRPAKGTAPAAPAQDSAEG, encoded by the coding sequence GTGAACCTGATTCAGACCCTCGAGCGCGAGCAGATCGACGAACTGACCGCCAAGCGCGCCATCCCCGAATTCCGTCCGGGCGATACGCTCCGCGTCGGCGTCCGCGTCGTCGAAGGCGAGCGCACCCGCGTCCAGAACTACGAGGGCGTCTGCATCGCGCGCTCGAACAAGGGCATCGGCTCGAACTTCACCGTTCGCAAGATCAGCTTCGGCGAGGGCGTGGAGCGCGTCTTCCCGCTTTATTCGCCGTCGATCGAAGAGATCCACGTCGTCCGCCGCGGTGTCGTGCGTCGCGCCAAGCTCTATTACCTGCGTGGCCGCACCGGTAAGTCGGCGCGTATCGCCGAACGCCGCGACCCGCGTCCGGCCAAGGGCACGGCCCCGGCCGCTCCGGCGCAGGACAGCGCCGAGGGCTAA
- the trmD gene encoding tRNA (guanosine(37)-N1)-methyltransferase TrmD, whose protein sequence is MTFRASVLTLYPGMFPGPLGTSLAGRALEAGKWSLDTTNIRDFAIDKHRTVDDTPAGGGAGMVLRCDVLAAAIDSVADGRPVLAMSPRGCPLTQARVRALVAGEGAIVLCGRFEGFDERIFEARDVEPVSIGDYILSGGELGAMVLLDACVRLLPGVMGAPDSGVDESFETGLLEHPHYTRPQEWEGRTIPEVLRSGDHAKIAAWRKSQAIEDTRLRRPDLYERHGGVSQASPSGARQRDEGKNK, encoded by the coding sequence ATGACCTTCCGCGCCTCCGTCCTGACCCTCTATCCCGGCATGTTCCCCGGCCCGCTCGGGACCAGCCTGGCGGGCCGCGCGCTCGAGGCGGGGAAGTGGAGCCTCGACACGACCAACATCCGCGACTTCGCGATCGACAAGCACCGGACGGTCGACGACACGCCGGCGGGCGGGGGCGCGGGGATGGTGCTGCGTTGCGACGTGCTCGCCGCGGCGATCGACAGCGTCGCCGACGGCCGCCCGGTGCTCGCCATGAGCCCGCGGGGATGCCCGCTCACGCAGGCCAGGGTCCGCGCGCTGGTGGCGGGCGAGGGGGCGATCGTCCTGTGCGGCCGGTTCGAGGGCTTCGACGAGCGGATCTTCGAGGCGCGCGACGTCGAGCCGGTCAGCATCGGCGACTATATCCTCTCGGGCGGCGAGCTCGGGGCGATGGTGCTGCTCGATGCTTGCGTTCGGCTGCTTCCCGGCGTAATGGGCGCCCCCGATAGCGGTGTGGACGAGAGCTTCGAAACGGGGCTGCTCGAACATCCGCATTATACCCGACCTCAAGAGTGGGAAGGGCGCACGATCCCCGAAGTGCTGCGATCGGGGGATCATGCGAAGATTGCCGCTTGGCGAAAGTCACAGGCGATCGAGGATACACGGCTACGGCGGCCGGACCTGTACGAGCGCCATGGGGGCGTCTCGCAGGCGTCGCCCTCTGGTGCGCGGCAACGAGACGAAGGCAAGAACAAGTGA
- a CDS encoding NAD(P)/FAD-dependent oxidoreductase, with translation MATQAPHDVLIIGGGPAGLTAAIYLARFHLDIHVVDEGKSRASWIPCSHNHAGYPDGINGKELLELMRTQAQKYGAKIETGRVHRLDKDEDGYFTADWGTGPERARAVLLATGLTNRKPPMDPELHDEAMARGLIRYCPICDGFEVTDKRVGIIGSGKGGVGEAIFLRSYTADVTLIAPDKKLEVSEQDRKKLEEAGVTLVDGPAEAIGCIEQCITVDTAEGLLTFDSIYPALGSDTHTQLAEMLGASLNAEDCCITCDDKMRTSIEGLYAAGDVVHGLDQISHAMGEGGQAATTIRNDLAAKSPLFRQPPVPADSENERQRVEAGDD, from the coding sequence ATGGCTACCCAAGCACCACACGACGTCCTAATCATCGGCGGCGGCCCGGCCGGGCTCACCGCCGCCATCTATCTCGCCCGCTTCCACCTCGACATCCACGTCGTCGACGAGGGCAAGAGTCGCGCTTCGTGGATCCCGTGCAGCCACAACCACGCCGGCTATCCCGACGGGATCAACGGCAAGGAGCTGCTCGAACTGATGCGCACGCAGGCGCAGAAATATGGCGCCAAGATCGAGACCGGGCGCGTCCACCGCCTCGACAAGGACGAGGACGGCTATTTCACCGCCGACTGGGGCACCGGCCCGGAGCGCGCCCGCGCGGTGCTCCTCGCCACCGGCCTCACCAACCGCAAGCCGCCGATGGACCCCGAGCTCCACGACGAGGCGATGGCCCGCGGCCTCATCCGCTACTGCCCGATCTGCGACGGCTTCGAGGTCACCGACAAGCGCGTCGGGATCATCGGCTCGGGCAAGGGCGGGGTCGGCGAGGCGATCTTCCTTCGCTCCTACACCGCCGACGTGACGCTGATCGCGCCCGACAAGAAGCTCGAGGTCAGCGAGCAGGATCGCAAGAAGCTCGAGGAGGCGGGCGTGACCCTCGTCGACGGGCCGGCCGAGGCGATCGGCTGCATCGAGCAATGCATCACCGTCGACACCGCCGAAGGCCTGCTCACCTTCGACAGCATCTATCCGGCGCTCGGGAGCGACACGCACACCCAGCTCGCCGAAATGCTCGGCGCGAGCCTCAACGCCGAGGATTGCTGCATCACCTGCGACGACAAGATGCGGACCAGCATCGAAGGGCTCTATGCCGCTGGCGACGTGGTCCACGGCCTCGACCAGATCAGCCACGCGATGGGTGAAGGCGGCCAGGCCGCAACCACCATCCGCAACGACCTTGCCGCGAAATCGCCGCTCTTCCGCCAGCCGCCCGTCCCCGCGGACAGCGAGAACGAGCGGCAGCGGGTCGAGGCCGGCGACGATTAA
- the msrA gene encoding peptide-methionine (S)-S-oxide reductase MsrA, whose protein sequence is MAQEQAILAGGCFWCTEAVFLDLVGVSGVESGYIGGQTVNPTYKQVCGGDTGHAEAIRVTYDPDQISYGDLLDIFFATHDPTQLNRQGNDIGTQYRSAIFPLNEGQEREARAKIVALNAEQGGKIVTTIEPATDWYPAEDYHQDYWANEGQSNPYCLAVIPPKLQKLRKSFQNRLKATATA, encoded by the coding sequence ATGGCGCAAGAACAAGCGATCCTGGCTGGCGGCTGTTTCTGGTGCACGGAAGCCGTGTTCCTCGACCTCGTCGGCGTGAGCGGGGTCGAGAGCGGCTATATCGGTGGCCAGACGGTCAATCCGACCTACAAGCAGGTGTGCGGCGGCGATACCGGCCATGCCGAGGCGATCCGGGTCACCTACGATCCCGACCAGATCAGCTACGGCGACCTGCTCGACATCTTCTTCGCGACGCATGACCCGACGCAGCTCAACCGCCAGGGCAACGACATCGGGACCCAGTATCGCAGCGCGATCTTCCCGCTGAACGAGGGGCAGGAGCGCGAGGCCCGCGCCAAGATCGTGGCGCTCAACGCCGAGCAGGGCGGCAAGATCGTCACCACGATCGAACCCGCGACCGACTGGTATCCGGCCGAGGACTATCACCAGGATTATTGGGCCAACGAAGGCCAGAGCAATCCTTATTGCCTCGCGGTCATCCCCCCCAAGCTCCAGAAGCTCCGCAAGAGCTTCCAGAACCGGCTGAAGGCGACCGCGACCGCTTAA
- a CDS encoding PilZ domain-containing protein, with translation MFDSLIRRRAKRPAEVDAAAFDSTNVSLSLAVPRPPERRTEDRVLPTLRVAKLTGRLGEQLIRIRNMSAGGVMADCARCPPVGDEVKLEFNGQSIPASVVWIRDGLIGLKFDQGVDLGELLAGRKPRHGFRPRPPRLEVGCGATVKLKKLYYKVEVHDISLGGMKVGPIDEYCIGEKVVVVVESLRPIRGEVRWYSERRAGIVFDKELSFDELAEWVGKRVELASLKAAFKH, from the coding sequence GTGTTCGATAGCCTGATCCGTCGCCGGGCCAAGCGCCCCGCCGAGGTGGATGCCGCGGCATTCGATTCGACCAACGTGTCGCTGAGCCTGGCCGTCCCGCGTCCGCCCGAGCGGCGGACCGAGGATCGTGTCCTTCCGACGCTTCGCGTGGCCAAGCTGACCGGACGGCTGGGCGAGCAGCTCATCCGCATCCGCAACATGTCGGCCGGGGGCGTGATGGCCGATTGCGCGCGCTGCCCGCCGGTCGGCGACGAGGTGAAGCTCGAGTTCAACGGGCAAAGCATTCCGGCGAGCGTGGTGTGGATCCGCGACGGGCTGATCGGCCTCAAGTTCGACCAGGGCGTCGACCTTGGCGAGCTCCTCGCCGGGCGCAAGCCGCGCCACGGCTTCCGCCCGCGCCCGCCACGGCTCGAGGTCGGCTGCGGGGCGACGGTCAAGCTCAAGAAGCTCTATTACAAGGTCGAGGTCCACGACATTTCGCTCGGGGGCATGAAGGTCGGCCCGATCGACGAATATTGCATCGGCGAGAAGGTCGTCGTGGTGGTCGAAAGTCTCCGTCCGATCCGCGGCGAGGTTCGCTGGTATTCGGAGCGCCGCGCGGGGATCGTGTTCGACAAGGAGCTGAGCTTCGACGAGCTGGCCGAATGGGTCGGGAAGCGGGTCGAGCTGGCCAGCCTCAAGGCCGCGTTCAAGCACTGA
- a CDS encoding response regulator, producing MADLPRLLLIDDEPALADFMANAATLTGYAPTITADRAQFEEAFAAATPDVVALDLGMPNTDGVEFLRYLAEHEYRGPVLIVSGFDRRVLESAFRLGGALGLEMVGPLEKPVRLEDLERLLLSVKPGMLP from the coding sequence ATGGCCGACCTTCCCCGCCTCCTTCTGATCGACGACGAACCCGCGCTGGCCGACTTCATGGCCAATGCCGCGACTCTGACCGGCTATGCGCCGACGATCACCGCCGACCGCGCGCAATTCGAGGAGGCCTTCGCCGCGGCGACCCCCGACGTCGTCGCGCTCGACCTCGGCATGCCCAACACCGACGGGGTCGAGTTCCTCCGCTACCTCGCCGAGCATGAGTATCGCGGTCCGGTGCTGATCGTCTCGGGCTTCGACCGCCGGGTCCTCGAAAGCGCCTTCCGCCTCGGCGGGGCGCTCGGGCTCGAAATGGTCGGTCCGCTCGAAAAGCCCGTCCGCCTCGAGGATCTCGAGCGCCTGCTCCTCTCGGTCAAGCCGGGCATGCTCCCGTGA
- a CDS encoding EAL domain-containing protein: MNAKERRLLDELEQALAAGALRLAYQPKVSVADGSLVRVEALVRWAHPVLGDVPPGRFVPLAEEHGLIGDLTQWALRTALRQWREWHAAGLDTDIAVNISAISLEQLDFPDLVERMCRALNVPTERLVLELTEGATQPLIKLMDTLTRFRIKGVGLAIDDFGTGYSGLIQLRKLPFTEIKIDRQFVTGLPTSHDDQVIVRSVIDLAHGLGLAVTAEGVETVEQLHALRSLGCDLVQGYLLAHPLEAGELIGWASRHKRRWKLLVRPPEDPHLRRRLEANA, translated from the coding sequence GTGAATGCCAAGGAGCGGCGGCTGCTCGACGAGCTCGAGCAGGCGCTTGCCGCCGGCGCGCTCCGGCTCGCCTACCAACCCAAGGTGTCGGTCGCCGACGGCAGCCTCGTCCGGGTCGAGGCTTTGGTCCGCTGGGCGCATCCGGTGCTGGGCGACGTGCCGCCAGGGCGCTTCGTGCCGCTGGCCGAAGAGCATGGCCTCATCGGCGATCTCACCCAATGGGCGCTCCGCACCGCGCTTCGCCAGTGGCGCGAATGGCATGCCGCCGGACTCGACACCGACATTGCGGTCAACATCTCTGCGATCAGCCTCGAGCAGCTCGACTTTCCCGACCTCGTCGAGCGGATGTGCCGCGCGCTCAACGTGCCGACCGAGCGGCTAGTGCTCGAGCTGACCGAAGGCGCGACCCAGCCCCTGATCAAGCTGATGGACACGCTCACCCGCTTCCGGATCAAGGGCGTGGGCCTCGCGATCGACGATTTCGGCACGGGCTATTCGGGGCTGATCCAACTCCGGAAACTCCCCTTCACCGAGATCAAGATCGACCGCCAGTTCGTCACCGGCCTTCCGACCAGCCACGACGACCAGGTGATCGTCCGCTCGGTGATCGACCTCGCCCACGGCCTCGGCCTCGCGGTCACCGCCGAGGGGGTCGAGACGGTCGAGCAGCTCCATGCCCTCCGCAGCCTCGGCTGCGACCTCGTCCAGGGCTACCTCCTCGCCCACCCGCTCGAGGCGGGCGAGCTGATCGGCTGGGCGAGCCGCCACAAGCGCCGCTGGAAATTGCTGGTGCGCCCGCCCGAAGACCCGCACCTCCGGCGCCGGCTCGAAGCCAACGCCTGA
- a CDS encoding aminotransferase class I/II-fold pyridoxal phosphate-dependent enzyme has translation MNPTFERMPVSIFEQMSQAAVRHGAVNLGQGFPDFGWPEELLAEAARLVTSGSNQYAPSRGAPALREAICHFYAERQGLDLTPDQLVVTSGAIEAIASLFFATLNPGDEAVIVAPAYDGYAPLLRRAGAVIREVALRPPTWALTAEALEAAITPRTKLLVINNPHNPTGRLFSNAELEAVVTLARAHDLLILSDEVWEEVIPPGATFRSLMAMAPERTIKIGSAGKIFALTGWRVGWLAAPVELAALAAKAHQYLTFAAPPNLQGAVAFGLSRPELIAPMRGAFERAKARLSDGLARAGYVLLPSEATYFQCVDLHASGIALDDMAFALAAVEQAGVATIPLSPFYEGEAERGLVRLCFAKKDETIDAGVAAMARAKAMFG, from the coding sequence GTGAACCCCACCTTCGAGCGCATGCCGGTCAGCATCTTCGAGCAGATGAGCCAGGCCGCGGTCCGGCACGGCGCGGTCAATCTCGGCCAAGGCTTCCCGGACTTCGGCTGGCCCGAGGAATTGCTCGCCGAAGCCGCGCGGCTGGTGACCAGCGGCAGCAATCAATATGCGCCCTCGCGCGGGGCACCGGCGCTGCGCGAGGCGATCTGCCACTTCTATGCCGAGCGGCAGGGATTGGACCTGACGCCCGACCAGCTGGTGGTGACGAGCGGCGCGATCGAGGCCATCGCCTCGCTGTTCTTCGCCACGCTCAATCCCGGCGACGAAGCGGTGATCGTCGCGCCCGCCTATGACGGCTATGCGCCGCTCCTGCGCCGGGCGGGCGCGGTAATCCGCGAGGTCGCGCTGCGGCCGCCGACCTGGGCGCTGACGGCCGAGGCGCTGGAAGCGGCGATCACGCCGAGGACGAAGCTCCTCGTCATCAACAACCCCCACAATCCCACCGGGCGGCTGTTCTCGAACGCCGAGCTGGAAGCGGTGGTGACGCTCGCCCGCGCCCACGACCTCCTGATCCTCAGCGACGAGGTGTGGGAAGAGGTCATTCCCCCGGGCGCGACGTTCCGCAGCCTGATGGCGATGGCGCCCGAGAGGACGATCAAGATTGGCTCGGCGGGCAAGATCTTCGCGCTGACCGGCTGGCGGGTGGGCTGGCTCGCCGCCCCGGTCGAGCTCGCCGCGCTGGCCGCCAAGGCGCACCAGTATCTGACCTTCGCCGCGCCGCCCAATCTCCAGGGCGCGGTGGCATTCGGGCTGTCGCGGCCCGAACTGATCGCACCGATGCGGGGTGCCTTCGAGCGGGCCAAGGCACGGCTCTCGGACGGGCTGGCCCGGGCAGGCTATGTCCTGCTGCCGAGCGAGGCGACCTATTTCCAGTGCGTCGACTTGCACGCCTCGGGCATCGCGCTCGACGACATGGCGTTTGCGCTGGCGGCAGTGGAGCAGGCGGGGGTGGCGACCATTCCCTTGTCACCCTTCTACGAAGGCGAGGCCGAGCGCGGGCTGGTGCGCCTGTGCTTCGCCAAGAAGGACGAGACGATCGACGCGGGGGTGGCCGCGATGGCGCGGGCGAAAGCGATGTTCGGCTAG
- a CDS encoding CaiB/BaiF CoA-transferase family protein, which produces MPGALHGLTIVEMAGLGPGPFAGMMLADHGARVIRVERAGMIGVPNDPLLRNRESIALDLRQNEGRDIVRKLAATADGLIEGYRPGVMERLRLGPDVLCAANPKLVYGRVTGWGQEGPLAQAAGHDINYLALTGLLSAVGEKDRPPVPPLNLVADYGGGGLMLAFGMVAALLACQRTGEGQVIDAAMTDGAALTGALIYGLRAAGLWRDERASNLLDGGDPIYGCYTCADGKALSVGAIEPQFRAAFYTELGLAPGADRDAIAAVLATRTRDEWATRFSDKDACVAPVLGLGEAPDHPHNVARETFVEVGGVTQPAPAPRLGRTPASIAHGPRREGEDGAAILGALGYDEAAVAALRTKGVLL; this is translated from the coding sequence ATGCCGGGTGCGCTCCACGGACTGACGATCGTCGAAATGGCGGGGCTGGGGCCGGGGCCCTTCGCCGGAATGATGCTGGCCGACCATGGCGCGCGGGTGATCCGGGTCGAGCGGGCGGGGATGATCGGCGTCCCGAACGATCCCTTGCTCCGCAATCGCGAAAGCATCGCGCTCGACCTCCGCCAGAACGAGGGGCGCGACATCGTCCGCAAGCTGGCGGCGACGGCCGACGGGCTGATCGAGGGCTACCGCCCGGGCGTGATGGAGCGGCTTCGGCTGGGACCCGACGTGCTGTGCGCGGCCAATCCGAAGCTGGTCTACGGACGGGTGACGGGCTGGGGGCAGGAGGGGCCGCTGGCCCAGGCCGCGGGGCACGACATCAACTATCTCGCGCTGACCGGCCTCCTGTCGGCGGTGGGAGAGAAGGACCGGCCGCCGGTGCCGCCCCTGAACCTCGTCGCCGATTACGGCGGCGGCGGCCTGATGCTGGCGTTCGGGATGGTGGCGGCGCTGCTGGCGTGCCAGCGGACGGGCGAGGGGCAGGTGATCGACGCCGCCATGACCGACGGCGCGGCGCTGACCGGAGCGCTGATCTACGGCTTGCGGGCGGCGGGGCTGTGGCGCGACGAGCGGGCGTCGAATCTCCTCGACGGGGGCGACCCCATCTACGGCTGCTACACCTGCGCCGACGGCAAGGCGCTGAGCGTCGGCGCGATCGAGCCGCAGTTTCGCGCCGCTTTCTACACCGAACTCGGGCTCGCGCCCGGCGCCGACCGGGATGCGATCGCGGCGGTGCTGGCAACCCGGACCCGCGACGAATGGGCGACACGCTTCTCCGACAAGGACGCTTGCGTCGCCCCGGTGCTCGGGCTCGGCGAGGCGCCCGACCACCCGCACAATGTGGCGCGCGAGACCTTCGTCGAGGTCGGCGGCGTCACCCAGCCCGCGCCCGCGCCGCGGCTTGGCCGCACGCCGGCTTCAATCGCGCACGGCCCCCGGCGCGAGGGCGAGGACGGGGCGGCGATCCTCGGCGCGCTCGGCTATGACGAAGCGGCGGTGGCCGCGCTCCGGACGAAAGGCGTGCTCCTGTGA
- a CDS encoding acyl-CoA dehydrogenase family protein, giving the protein MLDTSQRTLFDSEHEAFRDTVRRVVAGLDTDRHEREGIVEREAWLKAGEAGMLCPTVPEEYGGYGLDFRFNAIVGEEVSYAGSAAGWSLQSDIVADYILAYGSEEQKKKWLPRMVTGEAITAIAMTEPGAGSDLQGMKTIARKDGNGWRLSGSKTYITNGQAADLVIVCARSTEEGGARGISLFLVETGDEGFTRGRNLDKIGLHGNDTSELFFDEVHLPADRLLGPENGGFGMLMSQLPQERLSIAVQCQAAAQRAFDLAVEFTKDRKAFGKTVFDFQNTRFTLADLKARLQVGWAHLDWAIQRHLKHQLTPAEASAAKLWHSELQFDACDISLQLHGGAGYMNEYPIARLWRDARVTRIYGGTSEIMKELIARSI; this is encoded by the coding sequence GTGCTCGATACCTCGCAGCGGACCCTGTTCGATTCCGAGCACGAAGCGTTCCGCGACACCGTCCGGCGGGTCGTCGCCGGGCTCGACACCGACCGCCACGAACGCGAGGGGATCGTCGAGCGCGAGGCGTGGCTCAAGGCGGGCGAGGCCGGAATGCTCTGCCCGACCGTCCCCGAGGAATATGGCGGATACGGCCTCGACTTCCGCTTCAACGCCATCGTGGGCGAGGAAGTGAGCTATGCCGGGAGCGCCGCGGGCTGGTCGCTCCAGAGCGACATCGTCGCCGACTATATCCTCGCCTACGGCTCGGAGGAGCAGAAGAAGAAGTGGTTGCCGCGGATGGTCACCGGCGAGGCGATCACCGCCATCGCGATGACCGAGCCCGGCGCCGGCTCCGACCTTCAGGGCATGAAGACCATCGCGCGCAAGGACGGCAACGGCTGGCGCCTGTCGGGCTCCAAGACCTACATCACCAACGGGCAGGCCGCCGACCTCGTCATCGTCTGCGCCCGCTCGACCGAGGAAGGCGGCGCGCGGGGCATCAGCCTGTTCCTGGTCGAGACCGGCGACGAAGGCTTCACCCGCGGCCGCAACCTCGACAAGATCGGGCTTCACGGCAACGACACGTCCGAGCTGTTCTTCGACGAGGTCCACCTTCCCGCCGATCGCCTGCTCGGACCCGAGAATGGCGGGTTCGGCATGCTGATGAGCCAGCTCCCGCAGGAGCGGCTGTCGATCGCGGTCCAGTGCCAGGCCGCCGCCCAGCGCGCCTTCGATCTCGCGGTCGAATTCACCAAGGACCGCAAGGCGTTCGGCAAGACCGTGTTCGACTTCCAGAACACGCGCTTCACGCTGGCCGATTTGAAGGCCCGGCTGCAGGTCGGCTGGGCGCATCTCGACTGGGCGATCCAGCGGCACCTGAAGCACCAGCTCACCCCCGCCGAGGCGAGCGCGGCCAAGCTATGGCACTCCGAGCTCCAGTTCGACGCCTGCGACATCTCGCTCCAGCTTCACGGCGGCGCGGGCTACATGAACGAATATCCGATCGCCCGACTGTGGCGCGACGCGCGCGTCACCCGGATCTACGGCGGCACGAGCGAGATCATGAAGGAGCTGATCGCGCGGTCGATCTGA
- a CDS encoding terminase large subunit domain-containing protein: MPAGRCSQPGHGPINDHPFGPAEDQPDEALRPWSERAHAGQLEPEGDHDQWLILAGRGFGKTQAGAEWLAEQVLAHGKMRIALISATVEEARDVMVLGATGIMTIRPDVLEKWVPSRGEIHFVGGSIGKLFSGANPERLRGFQFHLAWCDELAKWRKAEATWDNLQFALRLGERPKALITTTPSASPILADILAARNTATTRGTTFDNPHLGAVFVRKMKDKYGATHKGKVELYGELPPPPGALWTPEMIAESREGEPDGTAMESVAIGVDPPARDGTCGIVVCGRDVAGNYHVLDDHSIAASSPKIWSSKVADAARSNQDRLEDGRSVQIVAEGNQGGSMVRDVILQHEGDDLSVGLVHAAVNKSARAEPIAILFERGKVRMHRSFPELERQLCGLIAGGGYEGPGSSPDRADAMVWALTKLSDTGTRRRVGPGIRSFDDPPD; this comes from the coding sequence TTGCCTGCCGGGCGGTGCAGTCAGCCGGGACACGGCCCCATCAACGACCATCCTTTCGGTCCCGCCGAGGACCAGCCAGACGAGGCCCTGCGGCCTTGGTCCGAGCGCGCGCATGCCGGTCAGCTCGAACCCGAGGGCGACCACGACCAGTGGCTGATCCTCGCCGGGCGCGGTTTCGGCAAGACGCAGGCCGGGGCCGAATGGCTCGCCGAGCAGGTGCTCGCCCACGGGAAGATGCGGATCGCGCTCATCTCGGCGACGGTCGAGGAAGCGCGCGACGTGATGGTGCTTGGCGCCACGGGAATCATGACCATCCGCCCCGACGTGCTCGAGAAATGGGTCCCGAGCCGGGGTGAGATCCACTTCGTCGGCGGCTCGATCGGCAAGCTTTTTTCGGGTGCCAATCCCGAGCGTTTGCGCGGCTTCCAGTTCCACCTCGCCTGGTGCGACGAGCTGGCGAAATGGCGCAAGGCCGAGGCCACGTGGGACAATCTGCAATTCGCGCTTCGCCTCGGCGAGCGGCCCAAGGCGCTGATCACCACTACGCCCTCGGCAAGCCCGATCCTCGCTGACATCCTCGCCGCCCGGAACACCGCGACCACCCGCGGTACCACCTTCGACAATCCCCATCTCGGCGCCGTCTTCGTCCGCAAGATGAAGGACAAATATGGCGCGACGCACAAGGGCAAGGTCGAGCTCTACGGCGAGCTTCCGCCGCCGCCGGGCGCGCTGTGGACGCCCGAGATGATCGCGGAGAGCCGCGAGGGCGAGCCCGACGGCACGGCGATGGAAAGCGTCGCCATCGGGGTCGATCCGCCGGCACGCGACGGGACCTGCGGGATCGTCGTGTGCGGGCGCGACGTGGCGGGCAATTACCATGTGCTCGACGACCACAGCATCGCGGCGAGCAGTCCCAAGATCTGGAGCAGCAAGGTCGCCGACGCGGCCCGATCGAACCAGGACCGGCTGGAGGACGGGCGCTCGGTGCAGATCGTCGCCGAGGGCAACCAGGGCGGCTCGATGGTCCGGGACGTCATCCTCCAGCACGAAGGCGACGATTTGTCGGTCGGGCTGGTCCATGCGGCGGTCAACAAGTCGGCCCGGGCCGAGCCGATCGCCATCCTGTTCGAGCGCGGCAAGGTCCGGATGCACCGCAGCTTTCCCGAGCTCGAGCGCCAGCTCTGCGGGCTGATCGCGGGCGGGGGCTATGAAGGGCCGGGGAGCAGTCCCGACCGGGCGGACGCGATGGTCTGGGCGCTGACGAAGCTCAGCGATACGGGGACGAGGCGGCGCGTCGGCCCGGGCATCCGCAGCTTCGACGACCCGCCGGACTAG
- a CDS encoding GNAT family N-acetyltransferase, which yields MPGRAAPIIETERLRLRGWRKEDFRPYHAILSEPAVHRYFGPEPMGQEECWRRLCAAIGNWEMNGFGSMAVEAKDDGRLLGNIGLFTAWRDFDPQFGDEPEMGWIMASETHGTGMAREGCEAVLHWAEATLDPTPVWAIISEGNEPSLKLAAKLGFNRLHLIDYHGPTHVLQRPAWSRI from the coding sequence ATGCCTGGACGCGCCGCACCGATCATCGAAACCGAACGCCTCCGCCTGCGCGGCTGGCGCAAGGAGGATTTCCGCCCCTATCACGCAATCCTCTCCGAGCCCGCCGTCCACCGCTATTTCGGGCCCGAGCCGATGGGGCAGGAGGAATGCTGGCGCCGGCTGTGCGCCGCGATCGGCAATTGGGAGATGAACGGCTTCGGCTCGATGGCGGTCGAGGCCAAGGACGACGGCCGCCTGCTCGGCAACATCGGCCTGTTCACCGCCTGGCGCGACTTCGATCCGCAATTCGGCGACGAGCCCGAGATGGGCTGGATCATGGCGAGCGAGACCCACGGCACCGGCATGGCGCGCGAGGGCTGCGAGGCGGTGCTGCACTGGGCCGAAGCGACGCTCGATCCCACGCCCGTCTGGGCGATCATCAGCGAAGGCAACGAGCCCAGTTTGAAGCTCGCGGCAAAGCTCGGCTTCAACCGCTTGCACCTGATCGATTATCACGGGCCGACCCACGTCCTCCAGCGTCCCGCCTGGTCGCGCATTTAA
- the rpmE gene encoding 50S ribosomal protein L31, whose product MKNGIHPDYHMITVEMTDGTKYQTRSTWGKEGDTLHLDIDPTAHPAWTGGSGKLLDAGGQVARFNKRFGGLTLGKK is encoded by the coding sequence ATGAAGAACGGGATCCACCCGGACTATCACATGATCACCGTCGAGATGACCGACGGGACCAAGTATCAGACCCGTTCGACCTGGGGCAAGGAAGGCGACACCCTCCACCTCGACATCGATCCGACCGCCCACCCGGCGTGGACCGGTGGCTCGGGCAAGCTGCTCGACGCGGGCGGCCAGGTCGCGCGCTTCAACAAGCGCTTCGGCGGTCTCACCCTCGGCAAGAAGTAA